A genomic window from Candidatus Kouleothrix ribensis includes:
- a CDS encoding GlsB/YeaQ/YmgE family stress response membrane protein, with protein sequence MDLLQLLTLLVIAGICGAIAQWIVAFSPGTLMVSIIVGVIGAYLGTALANLLRIPNIIPPLIIGTQPFNLLWALLGSILLLYVLKLLRNSGRTRLFARR encoded by the coding sequence GTGGATCTGCTCCAGCTTCTGACTCTACTTGTCATCGCCGGAATCTGCGGCGCAATCGCACAGTGGATTGTCGCATTCAGCCCTGGCACGCTGATGGTGTCGATCATTGTAGGCGTGATCGGCGCATACCTCGGCACCGCGCTGGCCAATCTGCTGCGCATCCCCAATATCATCCCGCCGTTGATTATCGGCACACAGCCGTTCAACCTGCTCTGGGCCTTGCTCGGCTCGATCCTGCTGCTGTATGTGCTCAAGCTGCTGCGTAATAGCGGCCGCACCCGGCTGTTTGCCCGCCGCTAG